The Muricauda sp. SCSIO 65647 genome includes a region encoding these proteins:
- a CDS encoding LuxR C-terminal-related transcriptional regulator, whose product MSNTRVREIYKVFDNVNESLAQQTVQYDEQRLNSLLKNVYSPGPSFQYVFDFPNKKFLYVSDGANKLFGVDPLKLTPEIFVNRIHPDDIEHYVHCQEIAAFFLFRHIKKESIPHYKVSFQFRIKDIDENYRLFLHQAIALAVDENFNISSSFANHSIVDHITTINNFKMSFIDVLGNKSYFGINKIEDLKNMPPKSSITQRETEILKLISEGYSSKEISNYLRISLDTVSTHRKNILKKTKFRNMPQTIRYCINEGLI is encoded by the coding sequence ATGAGTAATACGAGAGTACGGGAAATCTATAAGGTCTTTGACAATGTCAATGAATCCTTGGCCCAACAAACCGTACAATATGATGAGCAAAGACTTAATTCATTGCTCAAAAACGTATATTCTCCAGGGCCTTCCTTTCAATATGTGTTTGACTTTCCCAACAAAAAATTTCTATATGTCAGTGATGGGGCAAACAAGCTCTTTGGAGTAGATCCGCTCAAGCTGACTCCAGAGATTTTTGTGAACCGAATTCATCCCGATGACATCGAACATTATGTACACTGTCAAGAAATAGCCGCCTTTTTTTTGTTTCGCCATATCAAAAAAGAGTCCATCCCCCACTACAAGGTCTCTTTTCAGTTTAGGATAAAAGATATTGATGAAAACTATAGGTTGTTCTTGCATCAGGCCATTGCCCTGGCCGTTGACGAAAATTTCAATATTTCTTCGTCTTTCGCAAATCATTCCATTGTTGATCATATAACCACTATCAACAATTTTAAAATGTCCTTTATTGACGTTTTGGGCAATAAAAGCTATTTTGGGATCAACAAAATTGAAGATTTGAAGAATATGCCTCCCAAATCCTCTATTACCCAGCGGGAAACCGAGATCCTCAAATTAATATCAGAAGGTTATAGCTCAAAAGAAATATCGAATTATCTGCGCATCTCTTTGGATACTGTCAGCACCCATCGGAAGAATATTTTGAAGAAGACCAAGTTTAGAAACATGCCCCAAACCATCAGATATTGTATCAACGAAGGACTGATCTAA
- a CDS encoding response regulator transcription factor → MENKKVREIYKVFDEKSNFLARQTVQADQNKLNRLFENLYSPGPSFQYIFDIVNRRFTFLSENIRLITGEDPDQFQVNDYVNRIHPDDFQHFVHCEEVAGYFLFKHIEKKDIPNYKLSYQIRFKDSNNNYRLHLRQSIALSVDEDYNLSTVFTNQSDISHITTHNNHKISFIHVLDGKSYFGIGNIKDFDNNQPKLEISSREVEIVKLISEGFSSKEIADYLHISLDTVHTHRKNILSKTNFKNMTQAATHYVREGLI, encoded by the coding sequence ATGGAAAACAAAAAAGTCAGGGAAATCTATAAGGTTTTTGATGAAAAAAGCAATTTTCTGGCCAGACAAACCGTTCAAGCCGACCAAAATAAATTAAATCGTTTATTTGAAAATTTATATTCCCCGGGGCCTTCCTTTCAATACATTTTTGACATTGTGAACAGAAGATTTACATTTTTGAGCGAAAACATTCGATTGATTACCGGGGAAGATCCCGATCAGTTTCAGGTCAATGATTATGTCAATAGAATCCATCCTGACGATTTTCAACATTTTGTTCATTGTGAAGAGGTGGCAGGGTATTTCTTGTTCAAACACATTGAAAAAAAAGATATTCCCAATTATAAATTGAGTTATCAAATAAGATTTAAAGATTCAAATAACAACTATCGGCTGCATCTAAGGCAGTCTATTGCCCTTAGTGTAGATGAAGACTATAACCTTTCGACCGTTTTTACCAATCAATCTGACATAAGCCATATCACCACGCATAACAATCACAAAATCTCATTCATCCATGTTTTGGACGGCAAGAGTTATTTTGGAATTGGAAATATCAAAGACTTCGATAACAATCAGCCCAAACTGGAAATTTCAAGCCGTGAGGTTGAAATCGTGAAACTTATCTCTGAAGGTTTCAGTTCAAAAGAAATCGCCGATTACCTCCACATTTCTTTAGATACGGTACATACCCATAGAAAAAACATCTTGAGCAAAACAAACTTTAAGAACATGACCCAAGCAGCAACCCATTATGTACGGGAAGGCCTGATATAG
- a CDS encoding DUF6095 family protein, which produces MGTDKTLLVKGVKYLFVTALTMFLAPVVIYQAFKNEGHPWYIPVLIVGLLLATVAIVLGFYAVKLMVDSLFGKKK; this is translated from the coding sequence ATGGGAACCGATAAGACATTATTGGTAAAAGGGGTAAAATACCTCTTCGTTACGGCCTTGACCATGTTTTTGGCACCGGTGGTCATATATCAGGCCTTTAAAAATGAAGGGCACCCATGGTACATTCCTGTTCTTATAGTAGGATTGCTTTTGGCTACTGTAGCCATTGTACTCGGGTTTTATGCCGTGAAATTAATGGTCGATTCGCTTTTTGGAAAGAAAAAATAG
- a CDS encoding GntP family permease has product MELFVILFVVLFIIVATVRFKLHPVFSLTIAAIASGFFLGLAPEKIMSHMAEGFGKTLSGIGLVIAFGSVIGIFLEKTAGTKVLTDTVLKWVGLKRSPLAINLAGFVVSIPVFCDSGFIILSSLNKTLSKKSGIPVLFFAIALASGLYAAHVFVPPTPGPLAAAAILDADLGTVLILGLLVAIPVSVTGYFWARFISGYISISEKEGNADVEEVTEVHKTPSALQAFLPLVVPLVLIALKSVANYPTKPFGQGFFFETTDFVGNPIIALLIGVFLAFSLGKGHPSKEKNDWIVEALKQAGLIVLITGAGGAFGAILRTVDFASILNLTSTSGIGGLLICFGIAAALKTAQGSSTVSIITTAAIAAPLLTTFGLETVAEKALGVLAIGAGAMTVSHINDSYFWVVSQFSNLDVKNALKGHTLATFCQGLVGILIIMGLYLLLA; this is encoded by the coding sequence ATGGAACTGTTTGTCATTTTATTTGTGGTACTGTTCATTATAGTGGCCACTGTTCGATTCAAATTACACCCTGTATTTTCATTGACTATTGCCGCGATTGCCTCTGGTTTTTTTTTAGGGCTTGCCCCAGAAAAAATCATGTCTCATATGGCGGAAGGTTTTGGCAAAACACTTTCGGGCATCGGTTTGGTCATTGCCTTTGGTAGTGTAATCGGCATTTTTTTAGAAAAGACAGCGGGCACAAAAGTTTTGACCGACACCGTTTTGAAGTGGGTTGGGCTGAAACGATCGCCTTTGGCCATCAATTTGGCAGGTTTTGTGGTATCGATTCCTGTTTTTTGTGATTCGGGTTTTATCATTCTCTCGTCATTGAACAAAACATTGAGCAAAAAATCAGGTATACCCGTGTTGTTTTTTGCCATTGCATTGGCCAGTGGCCTATATGCGGCCCATGTTTTTGTGCCCCCGACCCCAGGGCCTTTGGCAGCTGCCGCCATCTTGGATGCCGATTTGGGTACTGTTTTGATATTGGGATTGTTGGTAGCCATTCCTGTCAGTGTGACCGGATATTTTTGGGCACGATTCATATCAGGATATATTTCGATATCGGAAAAAGAAGGGAATGCCGATGTTGAAGAGGTTACCGAAGTCCACAAGACCCCATCGGCTTTGCAGGCCTTTTTGCCTTTGGTCGTGCCCTTGGTTTTGATCGCTTTGAAGTCGGTGGCCAACTATCCGACCAAACCATTCGGCCAAGGATTCTTTTTTGAGACTACAGATTTTGTTGGAAACCCTATAATTGCCCTTTTGATAGGGGTTTTCTTGGCTTTCTCATTAGGAAAAGGCCACCCATCCAAAGAGAAAAATGATTGGATCGTGGAGGCTTTGAAACAAGCTGGCCTCATTGTACTTATTACAGGTGCAGGTGGTGCCTTTGGAGCCATTCTGAGAACTGTTGATTTTGCCTCGATATTGAATTTGACCTCAACCTCTGGAATCGGTGGGCTCTTGATCTGTTTCGGAATCGCTGCCGCCCTAAAGACGGCCCAAGGGTCTTCAACCGTATCTATTATCACTACTGCTGCCATTGCGGCACCTTTGTTGACCACTTTCGGATTGGAGACGGTTGCTGAAAAGGCATTGGGCGTTTTGGCCATTGGCGCGGGTGCCATGACCGTTTCACACATCAATGACAGCTATTTCTGGGTGGTGTCACAATTCTCGAATTTAGATGTCAAAAATGCACTGAAGGGGCATACTTTGGCGACCTTCTGTCAGGGGCTGGTGGGTATTCTGATAATTATGGGCCTTTATCTACTATTGGCTTGA
- a CDS encoding DUF4294 domain-containing protein, whose amino-acid sequence MRRTLATLLLLSVFFFGFAQEEKHLDSIAEYYVRMEGDSLLLESIPLDEVYIFGKLEFADKKEKLRYYILRRKTLKVYPYAKLAAERLVELNDSLAKIKKRRHRKKYTRQMQKYIEGEFSDELKKLTRTEGQILVKLIHRQTGTTAFGLVKELRNGWRAFWYQTTAKMFKISIKEEFRPTEVHEDYLIEDILQRAFASNRLTRQKSVLDYDYAVLSNKWKTNSTDTTASKKKN is encoded by the coding sequence ATGCGTCGCACACTGGCAACACTGCTTCTTCTTTCCGTTTTTTTCTTCGGATTTGCCCAAGAAGAAAAGCATTTAGACTCTATTGCGGAATATTATGTCAGAATGGAGGGAGACTCCCTATTACTGGAATCCATTCCTCTTGATGAGGTCTATATTTTTGGAAAACTTGAATTTGCCGACAAAAAGGAAAAACTCCGCTACTACATTTTAAGAAGAAAAACGCTGAAAGTGTATCCCTATGCCAAATTGGCGGCCGAACGTCTGGTCGAACTGAACGACAGCTTGGCCAAAATCAAAAAGAGGCGCCATAGAAAAAAGTATACCCGCCAAATGCAGAAATATATTGAAGGTGAATTTTCAGATGAACTGAAAAAGCTAACCCGAACCGAAGGGCAGATATTGGTTAAGCTCATACATCGACAGACGGGCACTACCGCTTTTGGTCTGGTAAAGGAACTGCGCAACGGATGGAGGGCTTTTTGGTACCAGACCACTGCCAAAATGTTTAAAATCAGTATCAAAGAAGAATTTCGCCCAACCGAGGTACATGAAGACTATTTGATTGAAGACATTTTGCAAAGGGCCTTTGCGTCTAATCGCCTGACACGGCAAAAGTCGGTGTTGGATTATGACTACGCTGTGTTGAGCAATAAATGGAAAACCAATTCAACCGATACTACTGCTTCCAAAAAAAAGAATTGA
- the hisS gene encoding histidine--tRNA ligase codes for MPQKPSIPKGTRDFSPTEVAKRNYIIDTIKEYFETFGFQPIETPSFENSETLLGKYGEEGDRLIFKILNSGDFISKVDDVTYSSKNSNSLAPKITEKALRYDLTVPFARYVVMHQNDIDFPFKRYQIQPVWRADRPQKGRFREFYQCDADVVGAHSLLQEVEFVQLYDTVFYALALQGVTLKLNNRKVLSGIAEVIGAQRLLVDFTVALDKLDKIGEESVKKEMLDKGISEAAIKKAQPLFSLSGSNIEKLDVLKDFLRDSEIGVQGVEELEFILNTISDFKLKAANVQLDVTLARGLNYYTGTIFEVLAPQGVQMGSIGGGGRYDDLTGIFGLKDVSGVGISFGLDRIYLVLEELGLFPDSLETSLDVLCLNFGDKEATAALKLVNTLRKLGLRTDLYPTSTKLPKQFKYADKRNVPYVILLGETELSAGNFVVKNMKTGDQKTFELDHPEKFAQELL; via the coding sequence ATGCCACAAAAACCATCCATACCCAAGGGAACACGTGATTTCTCACCCACAGAGGTTGCAAAGCGCAACTATATCATAGACACCATCAAAGAATACTTTGAAACCTTCGGTTTTCAACCCATCGAGACCCCAAGCTTTGAGAATTCTGAAACGCTTCTGGGGAAATATGGAGAGGAAGGTGACCGACTGATTTTTAAGATCTTGAACTCAGGAGATTTCATCTCAAAAGTTGATGATGTGACCTATAGCTCGAAGAATTCAAATTCTTTGGCCCCAAAAATTACTGAAAAAGCCCTTCGTTATGACCTCACCGTACCCTTTGCCCGTTATGTGGTGATGCACCAGAACGATATTGATTTTCCGTTCAAACGCTATCAGATACAACCTGTATGGCGGGCCGATCGACCACAAAAGGGGCGTTTTCGTGAATTTTACCAATGTGATGCCGATGTAGTGGGCGCCCATTCGCTTTTGCAAGAAGTAGAGTTTGTACAACTTTATGATACTGTTTTTTACGCCTTGGCATTGCAAGGAGTGACGCTTAAACTCAATAACCGAAAGGTTCTTTCGGGCATTGCCGAAGTCATCGGTGCACAACGATTATTGGTCGATTTTACGGTGGCGTTGGACAAGCTCGATAAAATTGGCGAAGAGAGCGTTAAAAAAGAAATGCTCGACAAAGGTATTTCTGAGGCTGCCATCAAAAAAGCGCAACCATTGTTTTCGCTTTCTGGCAGTAATATTGAAAAACTTGATGTGCTCAAAGACTTTCTGAGAGATTCTGAGATAGGGGTTCAGGGTGTTGAAGAACTGGAGTTTATCTTGAATACCATTTCAGATTTTAAATTGAAGGCGGCCAATGTTCAATTGGATGTTACCTTGGCCCGCGGACTGAACTATTACACGGGCACCATTTTTGAAGTGTTGGCCCCACAGGGCGTACAGATGGGCTCCATTGGCGGGGGCGGCCGTTATGATGATCTCACTGGTATTTTTGGTTTAAAAGATGTGAGCGGGGTGGGTATTTCTTTCGGACTGGACCGTATTTATCTGGTTTTGGAAGAATTGGGGCTTTTCCCTGACAGTTTAGAGACTTCCCTTGATGTACTGTGCTTGAATTTTGGGGATAAAGAAGCTACAGCTGCCTTGAAATTGGTAAACACACTACGGAAACTTGGCTTGCGCACCGATTTATATCCCACAAGTACAAAATTGCCCAAGCAGTTTAAATATGCCGATAAGCGTAATGTACCTTATGTAATTCTTTTGGGAGAAACGGAATTGTCAGCAGGTAATTTTGTGGTAAAGAACATGAAAACGGGCGATCAGAAAACATTTGAACTGGACCACCCAGAAAAGTTTGCCCAAGAGTTGCTATAA
- a CDS encoding DUF4249 family protein, producing the protein MKRILYFLVVLTVIFSCEDVIDVETQPEPPRLVVNGLLRVDITQEFIDVRVQVSETSDFFNENTITQLESAVILPGRVNPELNAGVEFGRSRVLVESEPGSGVYIPSYIPGSDTDDRIRTAGLSTETVFLLIIEHKGRRYAAQTPYSLAVPIENMEQGDETLFDEDDTEIKITITDIPDFENYYVFDFGEGEFLALDDQFIDGQEFEFSYFVERDLESGEELEVSILGADQQFFNYIDLLVEQTENDGGVFETPAATVRGNVFDITGLDNIVIFDNVERPNDFALGYFAVVQEFKRSITIE; encoded by the coding sequence ATGAAACGGATACTTTATTTTCTAGTGGTTTTGACAGTCATCTTCTCGTGTGAAGATGTCATTGATGTAGAGACCCAACCTGAACCTCCAAGGCTGGTGGTCAACGGCTTGTTACGGGTAGATATAACGCAAGAGTTCATCGACGTGCGTGTTCAAGTGAGCGAGACAAGTGACTTTTTTAATGAGAATACGATAACACAGCTAGAAAGTGCTGTTATTCTTCCGGGCAGGGTCAACCCTGAGCTAAACGCAGGTGTAGAATTCGGGAGATCTAGGGTTTTGGTAGAATCTGAACCTGGCAGTGGCGTTTATATACCCAGTTATATACCCGGCTCTGATACTGATGACCGCATTAGAACGGCAGGGCTTTCTACAGAAACCGTGTTTTTGCTGATAATAGAGCACAAAGGAAGAAGGTACGCGGCCCAAACCCCGTACTCACTGGCTGTACCCATAGAAAATATGGAACAGGGAGATGAGACCCTGTTTGATGAAGATGACACAGAAATAAAGATTACCATTACTGATATTCCAGATTTTGAGAACTATTATGTTTTTGATTTTGGGGAAGGAGAGTTTTTGGCCTTGGATGACCAATTTATAGATGGTCAAGAATTTGAGTTCTCCTATTTTGTGGAACGTGACCTAGAATCTGGAGAAGAATTGGAGGTGAGCATACTTGGGGCCGACCAACAGTTTTTCAATTATATCGATTTATTGGTCGAACAGACCGAAAACGATGGTGGGGTATTTGAAACCCCTGCCGCCACTGTTCGCGGCAATGTCTTTGACATCACTGGCCTTGATAACATAGTCATTTTTGATAATGTGGAACGACCCAATGATTTTGCATTGGGGTACTTTGCGGTAGTACAAGAATTCAAGCGGAGCATCACAATCGAATAG
- a CDS encoding DUF6495 family protein, which produces MKYKRLTKEQFEELHQEFTNFLATQSITAEEWERLKKEKPEMVEEELDIFSDLIWEGVLSKVKYLENISERHMHLFELTEKEMKLLSVKVLNPEIDLRTKEGFAWFKRNFQSDFVEYLTASKAYGGDKNKDKFDLIQQGAVITKGELYQWFDEIIE; this is translated from the coding sequence ATGAAATATAAACGGCTTACAAAAGAGCAATTTGAGGAGTTGCACCAAGAATTCACCAATTTTTTGGCCACACAATCCATTACGGCTGAAGAATGGGAAAGGTTAAAAAAAGAAAAGCCCGAAATGGTTGAAGAAGAACTCGACATATTCAGTGATTTGATTTGGGAAGGTGTGCTGTCAAAGGTGAAATATCTTGAGAACATTTCAGAAAGGCATATGCATTTGTTCGAACTGACCGAAAAAGAAATGAAACTGCTATCGGTCAAGGTATTGAACCCTGAGATCGACTTGCGTACGAAGGAAGGTTTTGCCTGGTTCAAACGTAATTTTCAATCTGACTTTGTCGAATATCTGACGGCCTCAAAGGCATATGGCGGAGACAAGAACAAAGATAAATTTGATTTGATTCAACAGGGTGCGGTCATCACTAAAGGCGAACTCTATCAATGGTTTGATGAAATCATTGAATAG
- a CDS encoding NUDIX domain-containing protein, with translation MTRRENENLTLKKLFSLDELVDILDESGNHTGKSMMKSLAHQKGLFHPTIHVWFYTLDGQVLLQKRGKKKNTFPSLWDVSVAGHIGAGEAIETSALREIKEEIGLDVGKGDLEKIGIFRSVHKHADDFVDAEFHHTFLCKLTVPLEKLIKQDSEVEALALLPLLTFAEETWGMANTGKYVPHGADYYKTIVKEVKKKL, from the coding sequence TTGACGAGGAGAGAAAATGAAAACCTGACCTTAAAGAAACTTTTTTCTTTGGATGAACTTGTGGACATACTCGATGAATCTGGAAACCACACTGGTAAATCGATGATGAAGTCTTTGGCCCATCAAAAAGGACTTTTTCATCCGACCATTCACGTATGGTTTTATACTTTAGATGGACAAGTTCTTTTGCAAAAAAGAGGAAAGAAGAAAAATACGTTTCCTTCACTTTGGGATGTATCCGTGGCGGGCCATATCGGGGCGGGTGAAGCTATTGAAACCTCTGCCCTTCGTGAAATCAAGGAAGAAATCGGTTTGGATGTGGGCAAGGGCGATTTGGAAAAAATCGGAATCTTTAGGTCTGTTCACAAACATGCCGATGATTTTGTAGATGCCGAATTTCACCACACTTTTCTCTGCAAATTGACCGTGCCACTAGAAAAATTAATAAAGCAAGATAGTGAGGTGGAAGCCCTTGCCCTGTTACCCTTGTTGACGTTTGCCGAAGAAACGTGGGGAATGGCCAATACTGGTAAGTACGTTCCCCATGGGGCCGATTACTATAAGACAATAGTCAAAGAAGTAAAGAAAAAGTTATAG
- a CDS encoding M42 family metallopeptidase — MASEKILTQKSLKFFEKYLNNASPTGYEWEGQKIWMEYLKPYVDDFITDTYGTAVAVINPKAKYKVVIEGHSDEISWYVNYITDNGLLYVIRNGGSDHQIAPSKWVNIHTKKGVVKGVFGWPAIHTRNKAKEEPPKLDNIFIDIGAKDKEEVEKMGVHVGCVITYPDEFQVLNKNKFVCRAIDNRAGGFMVAEVARLLHENKKELPFGLYITNSVQEEIGLRGAQMITETIKPDVAIVTDVTHDTTTPMIDKKKEGETSIGKGPVISYAPAVQQKLRERIIETAEAKKIPFQRQASSRSTGTDTDAFAYSNGGVASALISLPLRYMHTTVEMVHRDDVENVIRLIYETLLAIKEGETFSYFD, encoded by the coding sequence ATGGCATCAGAAAAAATACTTACCCAGAAATCACTGAAATTCTTTGAAAAATATTTGAACAACGCTTCGCCAACCGGTTATGAGTGGGAGGGCCAAAAAATTTGGATGGAATATCTAAAGCCCTATGTCGATGACTTCATCACCGATACATATGGTACGGCCGTGGCGGTCATTAATCCCAAAGCGAAATACAAAGTGGTCATCGAGGGGCATTCCGATGAAATATCATGGTATGTCAATTATATAACCGACAATGGTTTGCTCTATGTCATTAGAAATGGGGGCAGTGACCACCAAATTGCACCTTCAAAGTGGGTAAACATCCATACCAAGAAAGGTGTGGTCAAGGGGGTCTTTGGATGGCCCGCCATACATACCAGAAACAAAGCCAAGGAAGAACCCCCAAAACTTGACAACATTTTCATCGATATCGGTGCGAAAGACAAAGAGGAAGTCGAAAAAATGGGCGTTCACGTCGGGTGTGTGATTACCTACCCAGATGAATTTCAGGTACTGAACAAGAACAAATTCGTATGCCGTGCCATTGATAATCGTGCAGGTGGTTTTATGGTGGCCGAAGTGGCCCGTTTGCTTCATGAAAACAAGAAAGAGCTGCCTTTCGGACTCTACATCACCAATTCGGTGCAAGAAGAAATCGGTTTACGGGGCGCACAAATGATCACCGAGACCATCAAACCAGATGTCGCCATTGTGACCGATGTGACCCACGATACCACCACCCCGATGATCGATAAAAAGAAAGAAGGTGAAACATCGATTGGCAAGGGACCCGTTATTTCTTACGCCCCTGCAGTACAGCAAAAGCTGCGTGAACGTATCATCGAGACAGCTGAGGCCAAAAAGATACCATTTCAGCGACAGGCCTCTTCTAGATCGACCGGCACCGATACCGATGCCTTTGCCTACAGTAACGGTGGCGTGGCCTCTGCCTTGATTTCCTTGCCCTTGCGTTATATGCATACCACCGTTGAAATGGTGCACCGTGATGATGTTGAAAACGTGATACGATTGATCTATGAAACGCTATTGGCCATCAAAGAAGGTGAAACGTTCAGTTATTTTGATTGA